The Puniceicoccales bacterium genome includes the window GTGATATCTCACAATCCTGGCATATCCAGATTTTTAGAGGCCATGACTGACTCCGACATGATGGATATGCCCACTGGCTCCATGGCCGTTGTGGAAGTTCATGTTAGGCATTGGGCAGACATCATTTCTAGGTCACATATAGGTCGACAATTGATTTTTTTTTCACCTCATAGCGGAAAAAGTTTATGAAAAAGAAGGCTGTTGTTATTGTAGGCAATGGATTTGAAGAAATTGAGTTAGTGGCGCCGGTGGATATGCTATGCCGGGCTGGTAGCGATGTTAGGATTTTGTCCATAGATGACAAGATCGTTGTCGGAGCTAACAATATTTCGATGGTGGCAAATGGATTGTTAAAAGATTATGAATATGACAAGCCGGACTGCCTTTTTATCCCAGGTGGACCATGGATTCTTAGGGCTAGGTATGATGAAAATATCCTGGGTCTTGTGAAAGAGCACCATGGCCATAGGTTGCTTTTGGCAGCAATCTGTGCAGCTCCATTGATACTGAGTACTGCCGGAGTATTGGATGACCATGAATATACGTCACATTTTTCGATAAAATTGGAAGGTTCCGATGAAACCAAGCCAGTGGTGGTGGATAAAAATATCATCACCGGAAGAGGCCCAGGTGCAGCTCTAGAATTTGCTGTGGCTATTGTAACAAAACTCTATGGCCAGACCACAGCTTTCGGAGTGTCAAATGCCATGTGCCTGACATTGGCAAAGTGAGCATTTATGAGATTAATTTCGCCAGCACATCGATGACTAATTTTTCTATCATTGACAGGTCTACC containing:
- a CDS encoding DJ-1/PfpI family protein, with protein sequence MKKKAVVIVGNGFEEIELVAPVDMLCRAGSDVRILSIDDKIVVGANNISMVANGLLKDYEYDKPDCLFIPGGPWILRARYDENILGLVKEHHGHRLLLAAICAAPLILSTAGVLDDHEYTSHFSIKLEGSDETKPVVVDKNIITGRGPGAALEFAVAIVTKLYGQTTAFGVSNAMCLTLAK